The region GTGCCACTCGTGGACCGGTCGGTCCGGCTGACCCGGCTGCCGCTCGTGCGCGGGCTGGTCGACGACGCGCTCGGCGTGGTCCGCCAGCTGCGCGGCGCGTAGGGGGTCGCGTGCGCGAGCTGGAGGCCGAGGCGGTGGCGGCCGTCGAGCGGCTGGGACTCGAGAGCCTCGGCGTGCTGGGCGCCGGGATCGAGGGAGTCGTCGTGGCGATCTCCGACGACACCGTCGCGAAGGTGTGGTCGCGACGTTCGCACGAGGACCTGGTGCTGCTGCGCGGGTTCTACGACGCCATCGACCCACCCGGCCCGGGACCCGCGCTCCCCCGCATCGACGACGTGCTCGACGCAGGCGGCACCTCCGTCACGATCGAGCGGAGGCTGGCCGGTCGTCCGCTCTGGGAGGCAGACGGCTCGTCGCCCGTCCTCACCACCCACGACGTCGACGCGATGACCGAGGCGCTGGGCACCCTGGCGGCGGTGCCCGGGTCGCCGGCGCTGCGGTCGCTCCCGGTGCTGCCGGGCGAGCCGGCGTTCGGCCCGGCCCGGCCCTTCGAGCTCGAGCTCGCGGACCTCGTGCGCCGCCGCACCGAGCTGTGCGAGACGTCCCTGGCTGCCGCCCTCCCGGAGGTCGACCGGGTCGCCGCCGGGACGATCGCCGCCCTGCACGCACTCACTCCGGCCGCTCCGACGCTGGTCCACGGCGACCTGATCGCGGCCAACGTGCTCGTCGCGGACGGGCGGGCCTCGGCGGTGCTGGACTTCGGCTTCCTCAGCACCGCGGGCGACCCGGCCTTCGACGCCGCGGTCGCGGCGAGCGTCTACGACATGTGGGGTCCCCGGGCGCGGGAGGTCGAGCGCCGACTGGACGCCGCCTTCACGTCCTCCTTCGGGCACGACCCGGCCCGCCTCGCGACCTACCGTGCGGCGTACGCCCTCGTGACCGCGTGCTGCTTCGGGACCGATCTCTCCGACGGGCACTTCGGCTGGTGCGTGGCGATGCTCGGCCGCGGCGACGTGCGCGAGGCCGTCGGACAGGCGTGACGGTGGCCCCGCGGGGTCGTCGAGGTCGTCGAGGCCGTCAGGAACCCTCGGCGAGCTCGCGCGAGCGGTTGCGCGCGGCCTCCATGGCGGCGAGGAACGCGGCGCGCACGCGGTGCACCTCGAGCTCGCGCAGCGCCGAGGCGGTCGTGCCGCCGGGCGAGGTGACCTGCTCGCGCAGGACGACGGGGTGGTCGCCGGTCTCGCGCAGCATCGCGGCCGAGCCGACAAGGGTCTGCACGACGAGCTCGGTCGCCGTAGTGCGCGGCAGGCCGAGGTGGACGCCCGCCTCGATCATCGACTCGACGACGAAGAAGATGTAGGCCGGGCC is a window of Nocardioides oleivorans DNA encoding:
- a CDS encoding phosphotransferase yields the protein MRELEAEAVAAVERLGLESLGVLGAGIEGVVVAISDDTVAKVWSRRSHEDLVLLRGFYDAIDPPGPGPALPRIDDVLDAGGTSVTIERRLAGRPLWEADGSSPVLTTHDVDAMTEALGTLAAVPGSPALRSLPVLPGEPAFGPARPFELELADLVRRRTELCETSLAAALPEVDRVAAGTIAALHALTPAAPTLVHGDLIAANVLVADGRASAVLDFGFLSTAGDPAFDAAVAASVYDMWGPRAREVERRLDAAFTSSFGHDPARLATYRAAYALVTACCFGTDLSDGHFGWCVAMLGRGDVREAVGQA